The genome window GGCCCGGACGTGCGGCTGGTGGGGAGCGGAGGCATCCGCACGGGGTTGGAGGTGGCGAAGGTGCTGGCGCTGGGGGCGGACGTGGCGGGCATGGCCCTGCCGTTGTTCCGGGCGCATCAGACCGGTGGGGTGGCGGCGGCCGAGCAGGCGCTGGAGGTCATCCTGACGGGGTTGCGTCAGGCGCTCGTGCTCACCGGAAGCAGAAGCTGCGCTGCGCTGCGGCGCCGGCCGCGGGTGGTGACCGGTGTATTGAAGGATTGGATGGCGGCGCTGTAGTGGGGACCGCCAACGCAGGAGAGGGAAGACTCATCATGTCTGAGACGGTGACGTCCCGGCTATCCGGGTTCCACAAGCTGCCGATGGACGAGCGCCTCGCGACGCTCGCCCGCATGTTCCGGCTGTCGCCCGGGGACTTGGAGCAGCTTCGAGGGACGGAGGCGCTCCAGCCGGTGCTGGCCAATCAGATGATCGAGAACGCGGTGGGGACCTTCTCCCTGCCGCTGGGCCTGGGGCTCAACCTCCAGGTGAACGGGCGCGACTACCTGGTGCCCATGGCGGTGGAGGAGCCGTCCGTCGTGGCGGCCGTGTCCTTCGCCTCGAAGATCGTCCGCGAGAACGGTGGCTTCAGCGCCGAGGCGGACGAGTCGATGATGATCGGCCAGATCCAGGTGACGCGCTTCGGCGACCCGACGGAGGCCGCCGAGAAGATCCTGGCGCACAAGGAGCAGCTCCTCGCGCTGGCCAACAGCTTCCATCCGGCCATGGTGGCGCGCGGCGGTGGGGCCCGGGACGTGGAGGTGCGCATCCTCCCGGCGCCGGAGGGCCCTCGGGGCGAGCCGCTGCTCGTGGTGCACATCCTCATCGACACGCAGGAGGCGATGGGGGCCAACCTCATCAACACCGTGGCGGAGGGCGTGGCGCCGCTCGTCGAGCAGATCACCGGCGGCAAGGTGTACCTGCGCATCCTCTCCAACCTGGCGGACCGGCGGCTGGCGCGCGCCACGTGCCGCATCCCCCTGGCGGCGCTGGCGGACTTCGAGATGCCGGGCGAGATCATCGCCGAGGGCATCGCCCAGGCCAGCCGCTTCGCCGAAGCCGACCCGTACCGCGCGGCCACGCACAACAAGGGCGTGATGAACGGCATCGACGCGGTGGCCATCGCCACGGGCCAGGACTGGCGCGCGATTGAAGCCGGCGCGCACGCCTTCGCCTGCCGCAACGGCCAGTACCGTCCGCTGTCCACCTGGTACCTGGAGGAAGGGCACCTGGTGGGCCGCATCGAGCTGCCCATGGCGCTGGGCATGGTGGGTGGCCCCATCAAGGTGCACCCCGGCGTGCAGATGGCGCTCAAGCTGCTGCGCGCCTCGGGCGTGCGTGAGCTGTCCATGGTGTTCGCGGCGGTGGGCCTGGCGCAGAACTTCGCGGCGCTCCGGGCGCTGGGCAGCATCGGCATCCAGAAGGGTCACATGGCGCTGCATGCGCGGTGCGTGGCGGTGACGGCCGGCGCGCGCGGCGACTGGGTGGAGAAGCTGGCGGACCTGTTGGTGCAGGCGGGCCACGTGAAGGTGGAGAAGGCCCGGGAGATCCTCGCCAGCCTGTCCGCCGAGGACGCCAAGGCGGCCACCACCGGTACCACCGTCTAGCGCGCCCGTGGCCACCTCACCCCCACTGTCCACGTTCGGCGCCGGCAAGGTCATCCTGCTGGGCGAGCACAGCGTGGTGTACGGCCACCCCGCGCTCGCGGGGCCGCTGTCGCAGGGGGTGAAGGCGCGGGGCGTGCCGGCCCGGAAGTGTCAGCTGACGCTCCCCGCCACCATGAGCCGCGCCCAGCGCGCTCAGCTCACCGGCGCCTTCCTGCGCGCGGCGAAGCTGGTGGGCGAGCCTCCCGTGAAGGTGTCGTTGGACCCGGAGCTGCCCTTGTCCGCGGGACTGGGCAGCTCCGCCGCGGTGTCCGTCGCCTGCGCGCGCATGTTGCTCTGTGCCGCGGGCCGGGAGCCCACGCCCAAGGAGGCCGGGCGCCTGGCGTGGGAGATGGAGCAGGAGTTCCACGGCACGCCCTCGGGCGTGGACCACACCACCAGCGCCCATGAGCAGCTGCTCTTGTACCGCCGTGCGCCGGGCTCCTCCGACGTGGGGCGCGGCAAGGTGGTGGACAGTCCGCGTCCCTTGCGCGTGGTCGTGGCGCTGGCCGGTGAGCGCAGCCCCACGAAGAAGACCGTCGGGGCGCTGCGCGAGCGGCAGGCGCGCTGGCCCGAGCGCTACCAGCGCCTCTTCGCGCAGATGGGGAAGCTGGCGTCGGAGGGCGCGCGGGCGGTGGAGGCCGGTGACCTGGAGGGCCTGGGCGACGCGATGAACGTCAACCAGGGCCTGCTGGCGGCGCTGGGGCTGTCCTCGCCGGCATTGGAAGAGATGGTGTACCGACTGCGGGGCCTGGGAGCGCTGGGCGCCAAGCTCACCGGAGCCGGTGGGGACGGCGGGGCCGTGGTCGGTCTGTTCCTCGAACCCGAGCCCGCGGTGGACCAGCTCACCCGGCTCGGCGTGCGCTGCTTCAGCAGCCAGCTCGCGGGTCCGCGAGCGACCTAGGTGTCCGCATGAAAGCCACTGTCCTGGCGCATCCCAACATCGCCCTGGTGAAGTACTGGGGGAAGCGGGACGACGCCCTCATCCTGCCGCACCAGTCCAGCCTGTCGCTGACGCTCTCCCCGCTGTCGGTGACGACGACGGTGGAGTTCGGCGTCCCCACGGACGCGGTGGAGCTCAACGGCCACGTCGCCAAGGGCAGCGAGCGCGAGCGGGTGCTGCGCCTGTTGGAGTCGGTGCGCGCGCAAGCCGGCGACAAGTCCCTGGGCCCGGCGAAGGTCGTCTCGCGCGGGGACTTCCCCATGGCGGCGGGCCTTGCCAGCAGCGCGGCGGGCTTCGCGGCGCTGGCGGTGGCGGGGCGCGCGGCGGCGGGCCTTCCCCGCGACACGAAGGCGGAGAGCATCCTGGCCCGGCTGGGCAGCGGCTCGGCGTGCCGCAGCGTGCAGGGCGGCTTCTGCGAGTGGCAGCGCGGCGAGCGTCCGGACGGTGACGACAGCTTCGCGGTGCAGCGCTTCGACGCCGCGCACTGGCCGGAGCTGCGCATGGTGGTGGCCATCCTGGACCGCGGCGAGAAGGACGTGAAGTCGCGCGACGGGATGAAGCAGGCGGTGGAGACCAGCCCCTACTACGCGGCCTGGGTGAAGGACGCGGAGGCGGAGGTGCCCCGCGCGCGCGAGCACATCGCCCGCCGGGACTTGCAGGCGCTGGGCGAGCTGTGTGAGCGCAACGCGTGGCGGATGCATTCCACGTCGCTCGCGGCCGAGCCCCCGCTCTGCTACCTGAACGCGGCCACGGTGGGGCTCATCCACCACCTGCGCGAGCACCGCAAGAAGGGCGTGCCCGTCTGGTTCACGCTGGACGCGGGCCCCAACCCGGTGCTGCTGACGGACGCGGCGAACGAGGTGGCGGCGGAGGCGCTGGCCCGCGCGTGCGGCGCGCTGGACGTGATTCGCTGCGTGCCCGGTGGTGACGCGACGCTGAAGTCGGAGCACCTGTTCTGATGGAGCGCGCGCTCTCGGCTCCGGGGAAGCTGTTCGTCTCCGGCGAGTACGCGGTGCTGTGGGGCGGGGTGGCGCGGCTGGTGGCGGTGGCGCCCCGCACGCAGGCCTACGTGCGGCGGCGCGACGACGCGCGCGTGCACGTCTGCCTGGAGGAGGGGACGCTCGCCGGGAGCATGACGCCGCGCGGAGTCCGATGGGAGCGCGACGTGCCCGCGGGCTTCTCCTTCGTGGCGCGCACGCTGGACGAGGCGCTGCGCGCGCATGGCCGCGCGAGCCAGGGCTTCGACTTCGCGGTGGCCCCTTCGGCGGTGGGCCCCAACGGCCAGAAGCTGGGCATGGGCGGCAGCGCCTGCGCCACGGTGCTGGCGTCGGAGGCCGCGCGTTGGGTGCTGGATGAACGCTATGACGCGCTGAAGCTGGCGCTGCTGGCGCACACGCAGGGGCAGGGCGGCAAGGGCAGCGGCGGGGACGTGGCGACGAGCTTCGCGGGCGGCGTGCTGCGCTACCGGCGCTATGACGTGTCGGCGCTGGTGGATGCGAGCAACAACGGCCGGCTGAGCGCGGCGATGACGGAGTCCGCGTCCGTCGACGTCTGGCGGCTGCCTCCGCCCCGGGTGCCCATGGCGTATGCCTTCACGGGCGAGAGCGCCTCCACGCGCGTGCTCATCGGCCAGGTGGAGGCGAGGCTGGAGGAGCTGGGCCGTCAGGCCTTCGTCGCGCGCTCGGACGCGGTGGGGCAGGCGGTGGAGGACGGGCTCGCCGGCTGGGACTTCCGGACGTTCTCCGAGGCGGTGAAGGCCCAGCACGCGCTGCTGTTGGAGCTGGGCCCGCTGGAGACGGAAGGCATGCGCCGCGTGCTGTCGCTGGCGGCGGCCTACGGTTGTGTCGGGAAGCTGTCGGGAGCGGGCGGAGGCGACGGCTGCATCCTCTTCGCGCCGGACGTGGCGGCCCGCGACGAGCTGTGTGAGGGCCTGGAGTCGCGCGGCTTCCACACGCTGCTGCTGGAGCCGGAGCCCGGTGTCCGCGGCGAGGCGCACCTGGACGCGCGCCTGCGGGCCTGGGTGGACGCGCTCGTCTGAAGCGGGGGCCCACGGTGGGCCCCTCGTGGATCAGCCGACCGAGAGGCGCGGCCCCTCGTCGAGGAGCTCCTGGGTGGGCTCGTTGCTCGCGCGGGTGCGCCGGGCGTTGGGGCGACGGGCGACCACGGGGGCGTTGCCGCCGAGCCAGTCCCACTTCTCGCCGTCCCACAGCTGCTCCCGCCAGCCCAGCTGGG of Myxococcus fulvus contains these proteins:
- a CDS encoding hydroxymethylglutaryl-CoA reductase, degradative translates to MSETVTSRLSGFHKLPMDERLATLARMFRLSPGDLEQLRGTEALQPVLANQMIENAVGTFSLPLGLGLNLQVNGRDYLVPMAVEEPSVVAAVSFASKIVRENGGFSAEADESMMIGQIQVTRFGDPTEAAEKILAHKEQLLALANSFHPAMVARGGGARDVEVRILPAPEGPRGEPLLVVHILIDTQEAMGANLINTVAEGVAPLVEQITGGKVYLRILSNLADRRLARATCRIPLAALADFEMPGEIIAEGIAQASRFAEADPYRAATHNKGVMNGIDAVAIATGQDWRAIEAGAHAFACRNGQYRPLSTWYLEEGHLVGRIELPMALGMVGGPIKVHPGVQMALKLLRASGVRELSMVFAAVGLAQNFAALRALGSIGIQKGHMALHARCVAVTAGARGDWVEKLADLLVQAGHVKVEKAREILASLSAEDAKAATTGTTV
- the mvk gene encoding mevalonate kinase, with amino-acid sequence MATSPPLSTFGAGKVILLGEHSVVYGHPALAGPLSQGVKARGVPARKCQLTLPATMSRAQRAQLTGAFLRAAKLVGEPPVKVSLDPELPLSAGLGSSAAVSVACARMLLCAAGREPTPKEAGRLAWEMEQEFHGTPSGVDHTTSAHEQLLLYRRAPGSSDVGRGKVVDSPRPLRVVVALAGERSPTKKTVGALRERQARWPERYQRLFAQMGKLASEGARAVEAGDLEGLGDAMNVNQGLLAALGLSSPALEEMVYRLRGLGALGAKLTGAGGDGGAVVGLFLEPEPAVDQLTRLGVRCFSSQLAGPRAT
- the mvaD gene encoding diphosphomevalonate decarboxylase; this encodes MKATVLAHPNIALVKYWGKRDDALILPHQSSLSLTLSPLSVTTTVEFGVPTDAVELNGHVAKGSERERVLRLLESVRAQAGDKSLGPAKVVSRGDFPMAAGLASSAAGFAALAVAGRAAAGLPRDTKAESILARLGSGSACRSVQGGFCEWQRGERPDGDDSFAVQRFDAAHWPELRMVVAILDRGEKDVKSRDGMKQAVETSPYYAAWVKDAEAEVPRAREHIARRDLQALGELCERNAWRMHSTSLAAEPPLCYLNAATVGLIHHLREHRKKGVPVWFTLDAGPNPVLLTDAANEVAAEALARACGALDVIRCVPGGDATLKSEHLF
- a CDS encoding mevalonate kinase family protein; protein product: MERALSAPGKLFVSGEYAVLWGGVARLVAVAPRTQAYVRRRDDARVHVCLEEGTLAGSMTPRGVRWERDVPAGFSFVARTLDEALRAHGRASQGFDFAVAPSAVGPNGQKLGMGGSACATVLASEAARWVLDERYDALKLALLAHTQGQGGKGSGGDVATSFAGGVLRYRRYDVSALVDASNNGRLSAAMTESASVDVWRLPPPRVPMAYAFTGESASTRVLIGQVEARLEELGRQAFVARSDAVGQAVEDGLAGWDFRTFSEAVKAQHALLLELGPLETEGMRRVLSLAAAYGCVGKLSGAGGGDGCILFAPDVAARDELCEGLESRGFHTLLLEPEPGVRGEAHLDARLRAWVDALV